DNA from Myxococcaceae bacterium JPH2:
GGAGGCCATCGCGGAGGCGCGCGTGTCCGAGGCGCTGAGCGGCTTTCCCGGCGCCGTGCTCGTGCTGCACGCGCCCGCGGACCGATACGTGGGCCTGGAGAGCGCGCGCAAGCTGGTAGCGAGCGCCCGGCGCCCCGCCAGCCTGGTGATGCTGGACGGCGCGGACCACTTCCTCTCGCGCGAGCGGGATGCCTCCTTTGCGGCGGACGTGCTGGGGCCCTGGGCCATGCGCGAGGTCGCGCCCGTGGCCGAGCGCGAGGCGCCGTTGCCCTCGGGCGAGGTGGAGGTGCGCGAGGCGGGGCAGGGCCGGTTCGCGCAGGACATCCGCGCGGGATTGCACCGGCTGCGCGCGGATGAGCCTCTGTCCCTCGGGGGATTGGACACCGGGCCCACGCCGTACGGCCTGCTCGCGGCGGCGCTGGGCGCGTGCACGTCCATGACGCTGCGGCTGTACGCCGAGCGCAAGGGCTGGCCCCTGGAGCGCGTCAGCGTGCGGCTGAGCCACGACAAGGTTCACGCCAAGGACTGCGCGGAGTGCGAGCAGCGCGACGGAAAGGTGGACCGCCTGGAGCGCGTCATCCGGTTGGAGGGGCCGTTGACGGACGCACAGCGCGAGCGGCTGCTGCACATCGCGGACCTGTGCCCGGTGCACCGCTCGCTCGCTTCGATGGAGGTCGACGTGCGCACCCGGATGGCTGAATCATCGTGAGCCCTTGGGCCTGGGGACTGCTATAGGGACCGCCCCCTTCCTGGATTGGATGTCCGCACATGCATTCCCGTGACACGAACCTGGTGTGGCTGGACCTGGAGATGACCGGACTCGACCCTGAGTCCTGCGGCATCATCGAGGCCGGCGTCATCATCACCGGACCGGACCTGGACATCCGAGAGGAGCAGGGCTGGGTCATCTGGCAGCCCGAGGAGATGCTCGCGCGCATGGAGCCCGTCGTGCGCGAGATGCACACGCGCAACGGCCTCTTGGAGAAGGTCCGCTCCTCCACCACGTCCCTGCGCGTGGCCGAGCGGGAGATGACGGCGCTGGTGGCGGGCCACTGCGGCGTCCACGAGGGCATCCTCGCCGGCAACTCCATCCACACGGACCGGCGCTTCCTCGCGGAGTACATGCCCATGCTCGACCGCTACCTGCACTACCGCATGGTGGACGTGACGAGCCTCAAGGTGCTGGCGCGCGCGTGGTACCCCAACCTCGTCGAGCCGCGGAAGCCGCCCAGCGCCCACACCGCCCTGGCGGACCTGCGCGCGAGCATCAACGAGCTGCGCTACTACCGCGAGATCCTCTTCCGCGCGACCCCGGGCTGAGTCACGGGCTGGGGCGCGGCGCGCTGTCGAGCAGTCCGGCGATGGTGTCCAGCAGCGTGTCCAGCTCGAAGGGCTTGGCCAGGAAGCGGGCGCTGGCCTTGCGCTCCTCCTCGGAGATGCGGCCGGCGCTCATCACCACCACGGGCAGGTCGCGCGTGGTGGCGTCCTCGCGCATGCGGCGCAGCATCTCGCGCCCATCCATCACCGGCATCATCAGGTCCAGGAGCACCAGGTCTGGCTTCACCTGGGACAGCCGCTCCAGGCCCTCGGCGCCGTTGAAGGCGGTGGCCACGTCGTAGCCCTCCACGGAGAGGATGTCCTGGAGCGCCTCGACGATGGCCACCTCGTCATCCACGATGAGCAGCCGCTTCATGCGCGGCCCCCCCGCTTCCCCGTCGCCCGTGGGCGGGTGGGGCGCTTGCGTCTTCGTGACGCGTCGTCGTGGGCGGTGATGCCCTCGGTCCCAATGGCATACAGGCGCAAGGACGAGTCATTGTCGCTCTCGCGCATCTTCAGCACGGAGAGCAGGCGGTGGCGCCGCGCGCGCAGCTCCACGAAGCGCAGCAGGATGATGTTGTCGACCACCGCCTCCAGGCCCGCCTGGGGCGTGCTCGGCTCCGGGCCGACGAGCGTGTGCGTCTCCTGGGCGATGAGCACGGTGACATGGCGCTCGCGCAGCATGTTCATCACCGCCACGAGGAAGCGCGGCAGTCGCTCCGGAGGCATGGACTCCTGCGCGAAGGTCACCAGCCCGTCCAGGAACAGCCGCCGCACGCGGTGCTGCTCCACGTGCGCGAGCAGCCGCTGCACCAGCGCGTCCGGCGGAGCTTCCACGTCCACCTGGGTCTCCAGGTGCACCCGTCCCTCGGCCACGTGCGCGCGCAGGTCCAACCCCACGCCGCCCGCGGCCTGGAGGAGCCGCGAGGGCATCTCCTGGAACCCGAGGTACATCCCGGGCTCCTCGCGCCGCGCGCCCTCATCCAGGAAGTGCAGCCCCAGCAGCGTCTTGCCCGTGCCAGGAGCGCCGAACAGCAGGGTGGACGTGTCGCGCACCAGCCCGCCCGTCAGCATGGTGTCCAGCCAGGGCAGGCCGAAGCGAAGGCGCTGTCGCGGGTCGGCGACCTCGGCGGGAGGATGGAAGTAGAGCGCTTCGGCGCGCGGAAAGACACGCACGCCCGCGTCGCTGATGTCGAAGGCGTGGCGACCCGGGAGCTGCGCGCCGCCGCGGAACTTGGGCACCTCCACGCCGCGCACGGCCTTGAGCCCGAGCACGTCCAGCGACAGGGCCACCACGCCATCCACCAGCGCGAACTGCGAGTCCTCTCCGTCCGGAGGCCGCCCGGTGAGCAGCAGCGTGGTGCAGCCGGCGAGCGCGCTCTGCACGCACAGCGCATGGAGGAACTCGCGGAAGGCGAGCCGGGACTCGGCGTACTCCTCCGCGGCGGAGAGCCCGTCGAGCACCAGCGTGGTGGCGTCGTGCTCGCGCACCGCGCGGAAGATGAGGCGATTGAGGCCCGTGAGCCCCTCGCCCTTCAAGGCCGCGGAGCCGCTGACGTAGTGCAGCGAGCGCCCCACGGCCTCCGGTTGGAAGAAGCCCAGCGAGGACAGGTGCAGCACCATGCGCGAGTGGGACTCGGTCAGCACGGTGACGTAGACCGCGCGCCCACCCAGGGCGACCGTGGCGAAGCAGAACTGGTTGCCGAGCAGCGTCTTGCCCGTGCCCGGCATGCCCGTGAGGATGTACGTGCCGCCGCGCAGCCAGCCGCCGCGCAGCAACGTGTCCAGCCCGTCCACTCCGGTGGGGACCCGGGGCGCTGGCCCGGTCGGAAGGTCAGGGGATTCCGTCACGCGTGCTCCTTCCGCCTTCTGTGCGCAAGGTAGGCCATGCCGCGCGAGCGGCCACGTCTTCAGTCGCGGTGTGTCCGGAATCCAGCGCTGGCGCGGACCTCTCTTTCAGCTTGCGAGCACATCGCCGCGCGCGGCGGCGTCCAGGCGCTCGCGCAGCAC
Protein-coding regions in this window:
- the orn gene encoding oligoribonuclease, which translates into the protein MHSRDTNLVWLDLEMTGLDPESCGIIEAGVIITGPDLDIREEQGWVIWQPEEMLARMEPVVREMHTRNGLLEKVRSSTTSLRVAEREMTALVAGHCGVHEGILAGNSIHTDRRFLAEYMPMLDRYLHYRMVDVTSLKVLARAWYPNLVEPRKPPSAHTALADLRASINELRYYREILFRATPG
- a CDS encoding OsmC family protein, coding for MATRTVSFSARSGARTQGALELPLGRPAASAVLVSCFACLGESPGPARLAHALVSRGFAVLRLDFTARDGAGHPDTVPSVDAVVDAAAWLSAEGFPPPRLLVGHSLGGTAAAVAVARLPEVAALALVNAPAGGSGLLARLTPSEQAAGEGELHLGPGRLRLGHGFLEAIAEARVSEALSGFPGAVLVLHAPADRYVGLESARKLVASARRPASLVMLDGADHFLSRERDASFAADVLGPWAMREVAPVAEREAPLPSGEVEVREAGQGRFAQDIRAGLHRLRADEPLSLGGLDTGPTPYGLLAAALGACTSMTLRLYAERKGWPLERVSVRLSHDKVHAKDCAECEQRDGKVDRLERVIRLEGPLTDAQRERLLHIADLCPVHRSLASMEVDVRTRMAESS
- a CDS encoding Circadian clock protein KaiC, which encodes MTESPDLPTGPAPRVPTGVDGLDTLLRGGWLRGGTYILTGMPGTGKTLLGNQFCFATVALGGRAVYVTVLTESHSRMVLHLSSLGFFQPEAVGRSLHYVSGSAALKGEGLTGLNRLIFRAVREHDATTLVLDGLSAAEEYAESRLAFREFLHALCVQSALAGCTTLLLTGRPPDGEDSQFALVDGVVALSLDVLGLKAVRGVEVPKFRGGAQLPGRHAFDISDAGVRVFPRAEALYFHPPAEVADPRQRLRFGLPWLDTMLTGGLVRDTSTLLFGAPGTGKTLLGLHFLDEGARREEPGMYLGFQEMPSRLLQAAGGVGLDLRAHVAEGRVHLETQVDVEAPPDALVQRLLAHVEQHRVRRLFLDGLVTFAQESMPPERLPRFLVAVMNMLRERHVTVLIAQETHTLVGPEPSTPQAGLEAVVDNIILLRFVELRARRHRLLSVLKMRESDNDSSLRLYAIGTEGITAHDDASRRRKRPTRPRATGKRGGRA
- a CDS encoding response regulator; protein product: MKRLLIVDDEVAIVEALQDILSVEGYDVATAFNGAEGLERLSQVKPDLVLLDLMMPVMDGREMLRRMREDATTRDLPVVVMSAGRISEEERKASARFLAKPFELDTLLDTIAGLLDSAPRPSP